One Trichoderma atroviride chromosome 7, complete sequence DNA segment encodes these proteins:
- a CDS encoding uncharacterized protein (EggNog:ENOG41) — MATSNTIPDTQLGLSAEEIQLLRQGQAALGGGAGSASSRAASRASSQGLLMLDSSSLSALGRYFDRLMAGIEQNIRYLSEQAQMFTQVQYDRAGNIIDGADAEIARYADILRQLDELEVDFDRIAHIKEIVKGYRSRVETLEKDLESSGGGSSNRHKHSSSHHHKHSHKHTSSRHK; from the coding sequence atggccacTTCCAATACAATACCAGATACGCAGTTAGGGCTCAGTGCCGAAGAGATCCAGCTACTTCGGCAAGGTCAGGCCGCGTTGGGAGGCGGCGCAGGTTCAGCAAGCTCTCGGGCCGCCAGCAGAGCTAGCAGCCAGGGCCTCTTGATGCTAGACAGCTCATCACTTTCAGCTCTGGGGCGATACTTTGACCGATTAATGGCTGGCATCGAGCAGAACATCCGCTACCTCAGCGAGCAGGCCCAAATGTTTACACAAGTTCAGTACGACCGAGCCGGTAACATCATTGATGGCGCCGACGCCGAAATCGCACGATATGCCGACATCTTACGGCAACTCGACGAGCTCGAGGTTGATTTCGATAGGATAGCCCATATTAAAGAAATCGTCAAGGGATACAGATCAAGGGTTGAAACACTGGAAAAGGATTTAGAGAGTAGCGGTGGCGGCTCGTCAAATCGACACAAACATTCGTCTTCACATCACCACAAACACTCTCACAAGCACACTTCATCTCGCCACAAGTGA
- a CDS encoding uncharacterized protein (BUSCO:EOG092D1W7D) produces the protein MSYEDKYETLEKIGHGSFGIIRKVRRKADGFIMCRKEISYLRMSQKEREQLHAEFQILSHLRHPHIVAYYHREHLKASQDLHLYMEYCGNGDLGRVIKDLQLKGQRAQESFVWSIFSQLVLALYRCHYGIDPPEVGGNVLDPSGTGAPKPPAGAVTILHRDLKPENVFLGEDNSVKLGDFGLSKMIKSQDFASTYVGTPFYMSPEICAAEKYTLKSDIWSLGCIIYELCAREPPFNAKTHFQLIQKIKDGRINPLPDMYSAELNHVIKDCLKVNPDRRPDTAQLLNNPIVKLMRKEKEVVDLNRALKAREEILREKEATLNLRLVSMDKEKHVMREELDASIRREWEVKARLEIDRQINAEVERLKKQFDEEVKSRVERELEKIRKRAPSPPTEDVQIIDSPAARSDQPQTSSADGSGDDFPSTTDITELSYSAESPDFNKEVKRTARTPYSRAQTYAGPHGTPMDIEMDSPPVAIASLSLSPRRRGKVPTHQGNIFAANSASRAENWDLREAFEDSDDDDVIPSSPTRHKSTNSSSINNPFTNKDRPVLSSQKASNITSRLRTSGTKSSGFVSKAAATSVPTTRSRSPVSRLTKIPSVANLTGTKNVSEANTPSPTSASSSTSRRLSSKKDGSAHSKVAATKNHVKGRTLVELQQARAGGRPLSVPGIPLGENVSSKRAAASTKPHRDRVVSSGHEPVAVWDPERDEMPSPFLVRTRRIAQV, from the exons ATGTCATACGAGGACAAGTACGAGACGTTGGAGAAGATTG GCCATGGCTCCTTTGGCATCATTCGCAAGGTCCGGCGCAAGGCCGATGGCTTTATCATGTGCCGCAAGGAAATCTCCTACCTCCGCATGTCGCAGAAAGAGCGCGAGCAGCTCCACGCCGAGTTCCAGATCCTGTCGCATCTCCGCCATCCGCACATCGTCGCCTACTACCACCGCGAGCACCTCAAGGCGAGCCAGGACCTGCACCTATACATGGAATACTGCGGCAACGGCGATCTTGGGCGCGTCATCAAGGATCTGCAGCTAAAGGGCCAGCGGGCGCAGGAGAGCTTCGTCTGGAGCATCTTTAGCCAGCTGGTTCTGGCGCTGTATCGCTGTCATTACGGAATCGACCCTCCGGAGGTTGGCGGCAATGTCCTCGATCCGTCTGGAACCGGTGCTCCGAAGCCGCCGGCGGGGGCCGTGACGATCCTACACCGAGATTTGAAGCCTGAAAACG TGTTTCTGGGCGAAGACAACTCTGTCAAGCTGGGTGACTTTGGCCTGTCAAAGATGATCAAGTCGCAGGACTTTGCTTCCACTTATGTCGGCACCCCGTTCTACATGTCGCCCGAGATCTGCGCAGCCGAAAAATACACGCTCAAGTCAGACATTTGGTCACTGGGCTGCATCATCTACGAACTCTGCGCTCGCGAGCCCCCGTTCAACGCAAAGACGCATTTCCAACTCATTCAGAAGATCAAGGATGGCAGAATTAATCCCCTGCCGGACATGTACTCTGCCGAACTCAACCACGTCATCAAAGACTGCCTCAAGGTCAACCCCGATAGGAGACCGGACACCGCACAGCTGCTCAACAACCCAATTGTGAAGCTTAtgaggaaagagaaagaggtcGTTGATCTGAACAGAGCGCTTAAGGCGCGCGAAGAGATTTTACGCGAAAAGGAGGCGACACTGAACTTGCGACTGGTCAGCATGGATAAGGAGAAGCACGTAATGCGTGAGGAGCTGGACGCCTCTATACGAAGAGAGTGGGAGGTCAAAGCACGACTGGAAATTGATCGACAGATTAACGCCGAAGTagagaggctgaagaagcagttCGACGAAGAAGTCAAGAGCCGCGTGGAGAGAGAACTGGAAAAAATCCGCAAGAGagcaccatcaccaccgacAGAGGACGTGCAAATTATCGACTCCCCCGCCGCGAGATCTGACCAGCCGCAAACATCGTCTGCTGACGGGAGCGGCGACGATTTCCCTTCCACCACCGACATCACAGAGCTTTCTTACTCTGCCGAAAGCCCAGATTTTAACAAGGAAGTCAAGCGAACAGCGCGGACACCCTATAGCAGAGCCCAGACGTATGCCGGCCCCCACGGCACTCCCATGGATATCGAGATGGACTCGCCCCCCGTGGCCATTGCGTCGCTATCACTGTCTCCGCGCCGCCGCGGCAAGGTCCCGACGCACCAAGGTAACATCTTTGCGGCGAACTCGGCTTCTAGAGCGGAAAACTGGGATCTGCGAGAAGCCTTTGAAGACtcagacgacgatgatgttATTCCTTCTTCGCCGACGCGACATAAATCAACAAACAGTTCATCGATTAACAATCCCTTTACGAACAAAGATCGACCGGTTCTCTCCTCGCAGAAGGCTTCTAACATTACCTCTCGTCTGAGAACCAGCGGAACCAAGTCAAGTGGCTTCGTctccaaggccgccgccacctctgTTCCAACCACGCGATCGCGCTCTCCAGTCAGCCGGTTGACTAAGATTCCCTCCGTCGCTAACCTCACGGGGACGAAAAATGTCAGCGAGGCTAACACGCCGTCGCCCACGTCCGCGTCGTCCAGCACGTCTCGCAGGTTGTCATCTAAGAAGGACGGCTCTGCGCATAGCAAGGTGGCAGCCACCAAGAACCACGTCAAGGGCCGGACACTGgtcgagctgcagcaggcacGCGCTGGAGGCCGTCCCCTGAGCGTCCCGGGCATACCGCTGGGCGAGAACGTGAGCTCCAAGAGGGCCGCGGCCTCGACGAAGCCGCACCGAGATCGTGTAGTCAGCTCCGGACACGAGCCGGTGGCCGTGTGGGACCCGGAGCGAGACGAGATGCCGAGTCCCTTCTTGGTTCGGACCCGACGCATCGCGCAGGTTTAG